The proteins below are encoded in one region of Cyclopterus lumpus isolate fCycLum1 chromosome 8, fCycLum1.pri, whole genome shotgun sequence:
- the rps2 gene encoding 40S ribosomal protein S2, with amino-acid sequence MADDAGGRGGFRGGFGGGGRGGGGGGGGGPGGPGGRGRGRGRGRGRGRGARGKAEDKEWVPVTKLGRLVKDLKIKSLEEIYLYSLPIKESEIIDFFLGSGLKDEVLKIMPVQKQTRAGQRTRFKAFVAIGDYNGHVGLGVKCSKEVATAIRGAIILAKLSIVPVRRGYWGNKIAKPHTVPCKVTGRCGSVLVRLIPAPRGTGIVSAPVPKKLLTMAGIDDCYTSARGCTATLGNFAKATFDAISKTYSYLTPDLWKETIFTKSPYQEFTDHLAKTHTRVSVQRGQPVPPPTT; translated from the exons ATGGCGGACGACGCCGGTGGTAGAGGAGGTTTCCGCGGAGGTTTTGGAGGAGGTGgtcgcggcggcggcggtggcggcggcggcggccccGGTGGGCCCGGAGGCAGAGGCCGTGGACGCGGCAGAGGCCGTGGCAGGGGCCGCGGTGCCCGGGGCAAGGCCGAGGACAAGGAG TGGGTTCCCGTCACCAAGCTGGGCCGCCTGGTGAAGGACCTGAAGATCAAATCCCTGGAGGAGATCTACCTGTACTCTCTGCCTATCAAG GAGTCTGAGATCATCGACTTCTTCCTGGGTTCTGGTCTGAAGGACGAGGTGCTCAAGATTATGCCCGTTCAGAAGCAGACCAGGGCTGGTCAGCGCACCAGGTTCAAG GCTTTTGTTGCCATTGGTGACTACAATGGCCATGTGGGTCTGGGGGTGAAGTGCTCCAAAGAGGTGGCTACAGCCATCCGTGGTGCCATCATCCTCGCCAAGCTGTCCATTGTCCCCGTGAGGAGAGGTTATTGGGGTAACAAGATCGCCAAGCCCCACACCGTGCCCTGCAAGGTGACTGGTCGCTGTGGCTCTGTGCTGGTGCGTCTCATCCCTGCACCCCGTGGTACTGGCATCGTGTCTGCCCCCGTGCCCAAGAAGCTGCTCACGATGGCCGGTATCGATGATTGCTACACCTCTGCCAGGGGCTGCACCGCCACCCTCGGCAACTTCG CCAAGGCCACCTTCGACGCCATCTCCAAGACTTACAGCTACCTGACCCCTGACCTGTGGAAGGAGACCATCTTTACAAAGTCTCCCTACCAGGAGTTCACTGACCATCTGGCCAAGACTCACACCAGGGTGTCTGTGCAGAGGGGTCAACCTGTCCCTCCCCCGACTACCTAA
- the ndufb10 gene encoding NADH dehydrogenase [ubiquinone] 1 beta subcomplex subunit 10 — protein sequence MPTDYDKGAYPEPPRQTPAVDKQTALPNPAVILSKLFYYSVDLPVTTFRGVVDSIRANNKPVYYHQKFRRVPDLTACQQGDYLCYYEAEMQWRRDYKVDQEIVKVVQERMRACQQREGASYQQNCANEIQQFNEVTHSFQSRYGDLGAYASGRKCLMKQKERMMAHQALSA from the exons ATGCCGACCGACTATGACAAAGGAGCATATCCGGAGCCCCCTCGGCAGACTCCGGCCGTGGACAAGCAGACGGCGCTGCCCAACCCGGCCGTGATTCTGTCTAAACTCTTCTACTACTCCGTGGACCTGCCTGTCACCACATTTAGAG GTGTTGTCGACAGCATTCGGGCCAACAACAAGCCGGTCTACTACCACCAGAAGTTCCGCCGTGTCCCTGACCTGACGGCGTGCCAGCAGGGAGATTACCTCTGCTACTACGAGGCGGAGATGCAGTGGAGGAGAGACTA CAAAGTGGACCAGGAGATTGTGAAGGTGGTCCAGGAGCGTATGAGGGCCTGCCAGCAGAGAGAAGGAGCCAGCTACCAGCAGAACTGTGCCAACGAAATCCAGCAGTTCAACGAGGTGACGCACAGCTTCCAGTCACGCT ATGGAGACCTGGGAGCGTACGCCAGCGGGAGGAAATGTCTAATGAAGCAAAAAGAACGGATGATGGCTCATCAGGCTCTGAGTGCTTAA
- the rnf151 gene encoding RING finger protein 151: MADPEVSTQSGGYDVELFVDTPDYDLVCTICQGVLRCPVRAACHHIFCKKCILQWLKRQETCPCCRKPVNSSLIFVMFKLSKSIGRMKIKCKNEIRGCAKTFSLSEQYCHSMSCLYELIPCPYQGCRAQLLRRDLDTHARHCEHWRQPCHMGCGTILSHRTQAQHNCYKQLRQEYETRQRNHRAIATTLQRKMRRMQSTMTHMKRQIGLICESLEVMDDLHEVEEEDLGESSGNSGTPISNNSNC, from the exons ATG GCGGACCCAGAGGTGTCAACACAGAGTGGGGGCTATGATGTGGAGCTGTTTGTGGACACTCCAGACTACGATCTGGTCTGCACCATATGCCAGGGGGTCCTCAGGTGTCCAGTAAGAGCTGCATGCCACCACATCTTTTGCAAGAAATGCATCTTGCAGTGGCTGAAGAG GCAGGAGACCTGCCCTTGCTGCAGGAAGCCTGTAAACTCGAGCTTGATCTTTGTGATGTTTAAGCTGAGCAAATCTATTGGACGCATGAAGATCAAG TGTAAGAATGAGATCCGGGGATGTGCAAAGACCTTCTCTCTCTCGGAGCAATACTGCCACAGCATGAGCTGTCTGTACGAGCTCATCCCCTGTCCGTACCAGGGCTGCCGGGCACAGCTCCTCCGCAGGGACCTGGACACCCATGCACGCCACTGCGAACACTGGCGTCAGCCCTGCCACATGGGCTGCGGGACGATTCTCTCCCATCGCACCCAGGCTCAACACAACTGCTACAAGCAACTGAGGCAGGAGTATGAAACCAGGCAGAGGAACCACAGGGCCATCGCAACTACCCtgcagaggaagatgaggaggatgcAGAGCACCATGACCCACATGAAGAGGCAGATAGGGCTGATCTGTGAAAGCCTGGAAGTGATGGACGATCTGCacgaggtggaagaagaggaccTTGGAGAGAGCAGTGGCAACAGTGGGACTCCAATTAGCAACAACAGCAACTGCTGA